Within the Deltaproteobacteria bacterium CG11_big_fil_rev_8_21_14_0_20_49_13 genome, the region GACATCGCAGGCGCTCTGCTCCTTTAATATTTTATCAAGGTTCGTGTTAAAAAAGGCGCTGTAGCGATTCTTGGTGATCGCAACCTCGTCCGGCTTCCTTCCCAACCTTTCATCCAGCTCCGCCTCGGGCGTGCCGTCCATGGGCATATCTCCCCACCACCTTCCAAGTATCCCAAGGTCGCTACCGTCATCTTTGTGCGCGTGACGCGTAAAAATCACGGGCCGTTTATTTTCCCTAAAATGGCAGATGAGCCTTTTTATATTATCTATTATGGCCACACCCGCGGGGCAATATCCATGCTCGCTAGGCTCCAGAAAATATCGCTGCATGTCAATCACCAAGAGGACGGCGTTATTGATATCAAATGGAAATTTGCCGGTATTCTTCCTGTCTATTGAATCGAGCCACTTTGGCGCCTTCTCCCCCAAGCTCTCTTTTGTTACGTAGGCCTTGCCCATTTGTTATCTTATTATTTGTGTCCCGGCCCTACTGCCAATTGCCAGATCGATATGATGAGGGTCAGTGATAATGGCCTTTCGACCACCTTTCTCAAGAAAAGAAATTATCGCGTTTATCTTGGGTAACATCGAACCTTTCTTGAAATGACCGCCCTTTATGTACAGCTTAAGCTCCCGCAACGAGACCTTATCCAGCGGTTTTTGGTTGGGTTTACCGAAATTTAGGAACGCCTTTTCAACTGCCGTAGATATCAAGAAAATATCGGCCCCCAGGTCACGCGCCAGGAGCGCTGACGCATAGTCCTTATCAATGACAGCCTCAACACCATGAAGATTACCGCGAGTGTCCTTAACTACCGGGATGCCTCCTCCTCCGACGGCTATAACTATCGTTCCGCCATCCAAAAGGCTCTTGATCGCGTTCAACTCGATTATTTCCTTTGGGGCTGGGGAAGCAACCACCCTCCTCCATCCCCTGCCGGCGTCTTCCATCATTTCCCAACCATCCCGTAGCATCCTCTCATCGGCCTCTTTCTTGGGGTAAAAAAGGCCTATCGGTTTTGAGGGATTCTTAAAGGCTTCGTCGTGCCTGTCGACAACCACCTGGGTCACCACAGTTGCAACGGGGAGCTTTAGCCCCCTTCGCCTTAACTCGT harbors:
- the arcC gene encoding carbamate kinase; translated protein: MKNLVVIAVGGNSLIMDDRHQSIADQYSCVAATVRHIATIIEKGYRVVITHGNGPQVGFILLRSELARSKIHTVPLDSCVADTQGAIGYNFQMALYNELRRRGLKLPVATVVTQVVVDRHDEAFKNPSKPIGLFYPKKEADERMLRDGWEMMEDAGRGWRRVVASPAPKEIIELNAIKSLLDGGTIVIAVGGGGIPVVKDTRGNLHGVEAVIDKDYASALLARDLGADIFLISTAVEKAFLNFGKPNQKPLDKVSLRELKLYIKGGHFKKGSMLPKINAIISFLEKGGRKAIITDPHHIDLAIGSRAGTQIIR